A part of Candidatus Fusobacterium pullicola genomic DNA contains:
- the hemB gene encoding porphobilinogen synthase, which yields MFIRTRRLRTSKTLRDMVRNVTLSIDELIYPLFIEEGENIKEEITSMPGQYRFSLDRIDEELEELKKLGIKSLLLFGIPKKKDPLGSGAYAEDGIVQEAIRHVKKNFPEFLIITDVCMCEYTSHGHCGILSNCDVHNDVTIKYMAKIALSHAKAGADIVAPSDMMDGRIQAIRELLDENGFEYLPIMAYSVKYASNYYGPFRDAADSAPSFGDRKTYQMDFRNSKEFYKEVDSDIEEGADFIMVKPALAYLDVIHALKDISLPLVAYNVSGEYSMVKAAAQNGWINEKGIVMENMYALKRAGVNLIITYHAKDIAQWVQNGEITL from the coding sequence ATGTTTATAAGAACAAGAAGACTTAGAACTTCTAAAACTCTAAGAGATATGGTAAGAAATGTAACTTTAAGTATAGATGAACTTATATACCCACTTTTTATTGAAGAGGGAGAAAATATCAAAGAAGAGATTACCTCTATGCCTGGTCAATATAGATTTTCTTTAGATAGAATAGATGAGGAATTAGAAGAACTTAAAAAATTAGGAATAAAATCTCTTCTACTTTTTGGAATTCCAAAAAAGAAAGATCCATTAGGTTCAGGAGCTTATGCTGAAGATGGAATTGTACAGGAAGCTATTAGACATGTTAAGAAAAACTTTCCAGAATTCTTAATTATAACTGATGTATGTATGTGTGAATACACATCTCATGGTCATTGTGGAATTCTAAGTAACTGTGATGTTCATAATGATGTTACAATTAAATATATGGCTAAAATAGCACTATCTCATGCTAAGGCTGGGGCTGATATCGTAGCTCCTTCAGATATGATGGATGGTAGAATACAAGCTATCAGAGAGCTTTTAGATGAAAATGGATTTGAGTATCTACCTATTATGGCTTACAGTGTAAAATATGCATCTAATTACTATGGACCTTTTAGAGATGCTGCAGATTCTGCTCCTAGTTTTGGAGATAGAAAAACTTATCAAATGGATTTTAGAAATTCAAAGGAGTTTTACAAAGAAGTAGATTCTGATATAGAAGAGGGAGCAGACTTTATAATGGTTAAACCTGCCCTTGCTTACCTTGACGTTATACACGCCTTAAAAGATATCTCTTTACCATTGGTTGCTTACAATGTGAGTGGAGAATACTCTATGGTTAAAGCTGCTGCTCAAAATGGTTGGATCAACGAAAAGGGAATCGTAATGGAAAATATGTATGCCCTTAAAAGAGCAGGTGTGAATCTTATTATCACTTATCATGCTAAAGATATTGCTCAATGGGTACAAAATGGAGAGATCACACTTTAG
- the hemL gene encoding glutamate-1-semialdehyde 2,1-aminomutase: MNHEISKEIFKKAQKYIPGGVNSPVRAFKSVHREAPIFACKGEGAKIWDEDGNEYIDYICSWGPLILGHNHPKIINGVREAIELGSSFGLPTKREVELAELITKCCPSIEMVRLTTSGTEATMSAVRLARAYTNRNKIAKFEGCYHGHSDALLVKSGSGLLTEGYQDSNGITEGVLKDTVTIPFGDFDALKDVLENRNIACLIMEPVPANMGVIYPNIEFLKMVRELCTQTGTLLIFDEVISGFRLALGGAQEYFGITPDMTTLGKIIGGGYPVGAFGGKAEIMQLVAPVGRVYHAGTLSGNPVAVRAGYEMLTYLSDNKETLYKELEEKVKYITDRAKKSAEKYGVNIVINSIGSLFTIFFTEKKEVNNLEDALSSNTENFAIYFNTMLENGIICPPSQFEAHFVSVAHTQEILDRTLEVMDMAFKAIGEKNGK; this comes from the coding sequence ATGAATCACGAAATTTCAAAAGAAATATTTAAAAAAGCTCAAAAATATATCCCTGGAGGAGTTAATAGCCCAGTAAGAGCTTTTAAATCTGTTCATAGGGAGGCTCCTATCTTTGCTTGTAAAGGTGAAGGAGCAAAAATATGGGATGAAGATGGGAATGAGTATATTGATTATATCTGCTCTTGGGGACCTTTAATACTTGGACACAATCATCCTAAAATTATCAATGGAGTAAGAGAGGCTATTGAACTTGGAAGCTCTTTTGGACTACCTACTAAAAGAGAAGTTGAACTAGCTGAGCTTATAACTAAATGTTGTCCATCTATTGAGATGGTTAGACTTACAACATCTGGTACAGAGGCTACTATGTCTGCTGTTAGACTTGCTAGAGCCTATACAAATAGAAATAAGATAGCTAAGTTTGAAGGGTGTTATCATGGACATTCTGATGCTCTACTTGTAAAATCTGGATCTGGATTACTAACTGAAGGATATCAAGATAGTAATGGAATTACTGAAGGAGTATTAAAAGATACTGTAACTATACCTTTTGGAGATTTTGATGCCCTAAAAGATGTTTTAGAAAATAGAAATATAGCTTGTTTAATTATGGAGCCTGTTCCTGCTAATATGGGAGTTATCTATCCTAATATTGAATTTTTAAAGATGGTAAGAGAGCTTTGTACTCAAACTGGAACTCTATTAATATTTGATGAGGTTATTTCTGGATTTAGATTAGCTTTAGGAGGAGCACAGGAGTATTTTGGAATCACTCCTGATATGACTACCCTTGGGAAAATAATTGGAGGGGGATATCCAGTTGGAGCTTTTGGTGGAAAAGCTGAAATTATGCAACTTGTTGCCCCTGTAGGAAGAGTTTATCACGCAGGTACTCTTTCTGGAAACCCAGTTGCTGTAAGAGCTGGTTATGAGATGTTAACTTATCTTTCTGATAATAAAGAGACTTTATACAAAGAGCTTGAAGAGAAGGTTAAATATATAACTGATAGAGCTAAAAAATCTGCTGAAAAATATGGTGTAAACATTGTAATTAACTCTATAGGTTCTCTATTCACAATATTTTTTACAGAGAAAAAAGAGGTAAACAATCTTGAAGATGCACTATCTTCTAATACGGAAAATTTTGCTATCTATTTCAATACAATGCTGGAGAATGGTATTATCTGCCCTCCATCTCAATTTGAAGCTCATTTTGTATCCGTAGCTCACACTCAAGAGATACTGGATAGAACTCTTGAAGTTATGGATATGGCATTTAAGGCTATTGGAGAGAAAAATGGAAAATAA